A single genomic interval of Halostella salina harbors:
- a CDS encoding class I fructose-bisphosphate aldolase — MQPTTDSPLTRNGRSIVLAHDHGLEHGPSAFADVPERLDPETVFDMATHDAVTGFAVGKGLAETYYPSYDDDVNLLAKLNGTSALWEGEPYSPQNWSVEYAEELGADAIGYTVYPGTNREPEMFEEFRDVQEAARDRDLPVAMWSYPRGQAIKAHRTPDTIAYATRIGLELGADFAKVKYPRSKAAMAHAVDAAGEVNVLLSGGSKTSDREFLSMVEGAIDAGVSGLAVGRNVWQRENPTAILDALEAVVFEGATVDAALDG, encoded by the coding sequence ATGCAGCCCACTACCGACTCGCCGCTGACGCGGAACGGGCGGTCGATCGTGCTCGCTCACGACCACGGCCTGGAGCACGGCCCCAGCGCCTTCGCGGACGTTCCCGAACGACTGGACCCCGAGACGGTGTTCGACATGGCGACCCACGACGCCGTCACCGGGTTCGCGGTCGGAAAGGGACTCGCGGAGACGTACTACCCGTCGTACGATGACGACGTGAACCTGCTGGCGAAGTTGAACGGGACGAGCGCGCTCTGGGAGGGCGAACCCTACTCGCCGCAGAACTGGAGCGTGGAGTACGCCGAGGAACTCGGCGCGGACGCCATCGGCTACACCGTCTACCCCGGCACGAACCGCGAGCCGGAGATGTTCGAGGAGTTCCGCGACGTACAGGAAGCCGCCCGCGACCGGGACCTGCCCGTGGCGATGTGGTCGTACCCCCGCGGGCAGGCGATCAAGGCGCATCGCACGCCCGACACCATCGCCTACGCGACCCGGATCGGACTCGAACTCGGTGCCGACTTCGCGAAGGTGAAGTACCCGCGCAGCAAGGCGGCGATGGCCCACGCCGTCGACGCCGCCGGCGAGGTGAACGTCCTCCTGAGTGGCGGGTCGAAAACCTCCGACCGCGAGTTCCTCTCGATGGTCGAGGGCGCGATAGACGCCGGCGTCTCGGGCCTCGCAGTCGGCCGGAACGTCTGGCAGCGGGAGAACCCGACCGCGATCCTCGACGCCCTCGAAGCGGTCGTGTTCGAGGGCGCGACCGTCGACGCCGCGCTCGACGGGTAA
- the ptsP gene encoding phosphoenolpyruvate--protein phosphotransferase, with protein MSTERQVLSGTGATPRAGVGTVVWYDPETELPDLPADGVDEAAERERFEAARETAEAELERERERTAERVGEAEAAVFDAHVQFVNDPTIADAVEAAIDDGLPAPNAVHEAFADHIEQFEGMDGRMAERADDLRDVRDRLVRILTDGDRVDLAALPEGAVVLAERLTPSDTAQLNPERVAGFATATGGRTSHAAIFARSLALPAVVGVGDALLDVPDDADVLVDGDAGELVVNPTDEEREAARTEETAEVRPDPISTADGKAIEVAANVGQHAEVEPAVERGADGIGLYRTEFLFLDRESPPDEDEQFETIVEALDAFPEGRVVVRTLDVGGDKGVPYLDLPEEENPFLGERGIRRSLGPDADLFETQLRALLRAAAAGDGDLAVMFPLVATVEELAAALERVDEVAADLEAEGVDYARPELGVMIETPSAAFVADEFAERVDFLSIGTNDLAQYVMAAARENDRVADLHDPLHPGVLRAIHHTVQAGHEGDAWVGMCGEMAGDPEVTELLVGLGLDELSMSAVTIPDVKANVETTDTDAAADLAADARAADTRTKVLDRIHRS; from the coding sequence ATGAGCACCGAGCGACAGGTCCTCTCCGGAACGGGCGCGACGCCGCGTGCCGGCGTCGGGACCGTCGTCTGGTACGACCCGGAGACGGAACTGCCCGACCTGCCGGCCGACGGCGTCGACGAGGCGGCCGAGCGCGAGCGGTTCGAGGCCGCCCGCGAGACTGCGGAGGCCGAACTCGAACGCGAGCGCGAGCGCACCGCCGAGCGCGTCGGCGAGGCGGAGGCGGCCGTCTTCGACGCGCACGTCCAGTTCGTCAACGACCCGACCATCGCCGACGCCGTCGAGGCGGCTATCGACGACGGCCTCCCCGCCCCGAACGCCGTCCACGAGGCGTTCGCCGACCACATCGAGCAGTTCGAGGGAATGGACGGCCGCATGGCCGAGCGCGCGGACGACCTGCGGGACGTGCGCGACCGACTCGTCCGGATCCTCACGGACGGCGACCGCGTCGACCTCGCGGCGCTCCCGGAGGGGGCCGTCGTGCTCGCCGAGCGGTTGACGCCGAGCGACACGGCACAGTTGAATCCCGAGCGCGTCGCCGGGTTCGCGACGGCGACGGGCGGCCGCACGTCCCACGCGGCCATCTTCGCGCGCTCGCTGGCGCTGCCGGCCGTCGTCGGCGTCGGCGACGCGCTGCTGGACGTGCCCGACGACGCCGACGTGCTGGTCGACGGGGACGCGGGCGAACTCGTCGTCAACCCGACCGACGAGGAGCGCGAGGCGGCGCGCACCGAGGAGACCGCCGAGGTGCGTCCCGACCCCATCTCGACCGCCGACGGGAAAGCGATCGAGGTCGCCGCGAACGTCGGCCAGCACGCGGAGGTCGAACCAGCGGTCGAGCGCGGCGCGGACGGGATCGGGCTCTACCGCACCGAGTTCCTCTTCCTCGACCGCGAGTCGCCGCCGGACGAGGACGAGCAGTTCGAGACGATCGTCGAGGCGCTGGACGCGTTTCCCGAGGGCCGGGTCGTCGTCCGCACGCTCGACGTGGGCGGCGACAAGGGGGTGCCGTATCTGGACCTGCCCGAGGAGGAGAACCCGTTCCTCGGCGAGCGCGGCATCCGCCGCTCGCTCGGGCCGGACGCGGACCTGTTCGAGACGCAACTCCGCGCGCTCCTCCGGGCCGCCGCCGCGGGCGACGGTGACCTGGCCGTGATGTTCCCCCTGGTCGCGACCGTCGAGGAGCTGGCGGCCGCGCTGGAGCGCGTCGACGAGGTAGCCGCCGACCTGGAGGCCGAGGGCGTCGACTACGCCCGACCGGAACTGGGCGTGATGATCGAGACGCCGAGCGCGGCCTTCGTCGCCGACGAGTTCGCCGAGCGGGTCGACTTCCTCTCGATCGGGACGAACGACCTCGCGCAGTACGTGATGGCGGCCGCCCGGGAGAACGACCGCGTGGCCGACCTGCACGACCCCCTCCATCCGGGCGTCCTGCGCGCCATCCACCACACCGTGCAGGCCGGCCACGAGGGCGACGCCTGGGTCGGTATGTGCGGCGAGATGGCCGGCGACCCCGAGGTGACGGAACTGCTCGTCGGGCTCGGGCTGGACGAACTGAGCATGAGCGCCGTCACCATCCCCGACGTGAAGGCGAACGTGGAGACGACAGACACCGACGCGGCCGCGGACCTGGCGGCTGACGCCCGTGCGGCCGACACGAGAACTAAGGTACTCGACCGTATTCATCGATCATGA
- a CDS encoding PTS sugar transporter subunit IIA, translating to MTVTIDQSDVDELIPTDHVSLSEPPAGKEATIEYLLDLLVDAGRVDDRDAALTALLAREEETTTGVGKGIGIPHAKTDAVSRPSVAFVRSEDGVDFGSMDGEPATLLFMILVPESGAEDHLSILSSLSRALMHDEVREDLHAAEDAEAVRDTLKEAVA from the coding sequence ATGACGGTCACAATCGATCAGAGCGACGTGGACGAGCTGATCCCGACCGACCACGTCTCGCTCTCGGAGCCGCCGGCCGGGAAGGAGGCCACCATCGAGTACCTGCTCGACCTGCTCGTCGATGCGGGCCGCGTCGACGACCGCGACGCCGCGCTCACGGCGCTGCTCGCCCGCGAGGAGGAGACCACCACGGGCGTCGGCAAGGGGATCGGCATCCCCCACGCCAAGACCGACGCCGTCTCGCGCCCCTCGGTCGCGTTCGTCCGCTCCGAGGACGGCGTCGACTTCGGGTCGATGGACGGGGAGCCGGCGACGCTGCTGTTCATGATCCTCGTGCCCGAGTCCGGCGCGGAGGACCACCTCTCGATCCTCAGTTCGCTCTCGCGGGCGCTGATGCACGACGAGGTCCGCGAGGACCTCCACGCCGCCGAGGACGCCGAGGCGGTGCGCGACACGCTGAAGGAGGCCGTCGCATGA
- the pfkB gene encoding 1-phosphofructokinase, whose product MILTVTLNPAVDHTIQIDELPAPGSVARTSDAQFDPGGKGINVSKYLVELGAETLATGPIGDFLGEYIDDSLDDEGIPCDFVQIDGCSRLNTTLLTDGEEYKINHDGPTVSGDAVDRIVDTIGTYDPSTVVVAGSRPPGLGPDAVDRIARAGPWRTAVDVGGDTLADLTAEYALCKPNREELAAATGHPVDSLDDCIEAARALRDCGFDRVVASLGADGALVAGESGVLHADALAVDVVDTVGAGDALLSGFVDALERGRSDREALQAGVAVASRVVAVPGTDVPTFADVRTDAESVSVSVV is encoded by the coding sequence ATGATCCTCACGGTCACCCTGAATCCCGCCGTCGACCACACCATCCAGATCGACGAACTGCCCGCGCCGGGCAGCGTCGCCCGGACGAGCGACGCCCAGTTCGACCCCGGCGGCAAGGGGATCAACGTCTCGAAGTACCTCGTCGAACTCGGCGCGGAGACGCTCGCGACGGGACCGATCGGCGACTTCCTCGGCGAGTACATCGACGACAGCCTCGACGACGAGGGGATCCCCTGTGACTTCGTGCAGATCGACGGGTGCTCCCGGCTGAACACGACGCTGCTGACCGACGGCGAGGAGTACAAGATCAACCACGACGGGCCGACGGTGTCCGGCGACGCCGTCGACCGGATCGTCGACACCATCGGGACGTACGACCCCTCGACGGTCGTCGTCGCGGGCAGCCGGCCGCCGGGACTCGGGCCGGACGCTGTCGACCGGATCGCACGCGCCGGTCCGTGGCGGACGGCTGTCGACGTGGGCGGCGACACGCTCGCCGACCTGACCGCCGAGTACGCTCTCTGCAAGCCGAACCGCGAGGAACTGGCCGCCGCGACCGGCCACCCCGTCGACTCGCTCGACGACTGCATCGAGGCGGCGAGGGCGCTCCGTGACTGCGGGTTCGACCGCGTCGTCGCCTCGCTCGGGGCCGACGGCGCGCTGGTCGCGGGCGAGTCGGGCGTGCTTCACGCCGACGCGCTGGCCGTCGACGTGGTCGACACCGTGGGCGCCGGCGACGCCCTGCTCTCCGGCTTCGTCGACGCGCTCGAACGCGGCCGGTCCGACCGTGAAGCGCTCCAGGCCGGCGTCGCCGTCGCTTCCCGCGTCGTCGCGGTACCGGGGACCGACGTTCCGACCTTCGCGGACGTGCGGACCGACGCCGAGTCCGTGTCGGTCTCCGTGGTGTAA
- a CDS encoding ATP-binding protein, translating to MSDDTAAVPAGVLRETVRSMPATVLIIDVGTGRIADCSDRAVDLFAGSREDVLGTLLSDWVQGDADGTVVDAAVDGGGSATRPARLRTRDGTIDCELEAVVTADGDRRTCAVTVDTALGDDPDANASAVTSRFEALFDAPASFVMLCDPDGTLQRANENALSFVDVPPGEVRGKPLPETPWWSHSAELRADLRDWLDAAADGRPVRYEAVHRNERGECVTVDGVLQPVTEDGEVTALLTVGRDISRRKQLEERIREREESFRELYNVISAPDPSFEDKLERVFDLGRDRLGVELGFLTRIEDGVQEIEASSGDHPLIAPGESCPLSKAYCKKTIERDELLSVHDAPAAGWEGTKAYETFELGSYIGSKVLVRNELYGTLCFADSSPRDRNFTESERTFVELLTQWVSYELTQEQAQRELQRQNERLDSFADVVSHDLRNPLQAASGHLELAREEYDDDDHLETVAEMHDRMEGLIEDVLAVARGGQEVDPADAADVSLFSLAEAAWATAGSEDGTLALDSDDATLHCDEERLRRLLENLFRNAVEHVGPGVTVRVGALYGPEDRVDGFYVADDGPGIPPDRRDRVFDGGFSTDDSTGFGLMIVDEIAAAHGWTASVTESEDGGARFEIRDAA from the coding sequence GTGAGCGACGACACCGCCGCCGTTCCCGCAGGGGTGCTCCGCGAAACCGTCCGGAGCATGCCCGCGACGGTACTGATCATCGACGTCGGGACGGGCCGGATCGCGGACTGCTCGGACCGGGCCGTCGATCTGTTCGCGGGGTCGCGTGAGGACGTGCTCGGGACGCTGCTCTCCGACTGGGTGCAGGGCGACGCCGACGGAACCGTGGTCGACGCGGCGGTCGACGGCGGCGGGAGCGCGACCAGGCCGGCGCGGTTGCGGACCCGCGACGGGACCATCGACTGTGAACTTGAGGCCGTCGTGACCGCGGACGGCGACCGGCGGACCTGTGCCGTGACGGTTGACACCGCCCTCGGCGACGACCCCGACGCGAACGCGAGCGCGGTCACCAGCCGGTTCGAGGCGCTGTTCGACGCGCCGGCCTCCTTCGTCATGCTCTGTGATCCCGATGGGACCCTCCAGCGAGCCAACGAGAACGCGCTGTCGTTCGTCGACGTGCCGCCCGGCGAGGTCAGGGGGAAACCGCTGCCGGAGACGCCCTGGTGGTCCCACTCCGCTGAGCTGCGGGCGGACCTCCGGGACTGGCTCGACGCCGCCGCGGACGGGCGACCGGTCCGCTACGAGGCCGTCCACCGGAACGAACGCGGCGAGTGCGTCACCGTCGACGGCGTCCTCCAGCCGGTCACGGAGGACGGCGAGGTGACCGCGCTCCTGACGGTCGGCCGGGACATCAGCAGGCGGAAACAGCTGGAGGAGCGGATCCGGGAGCGCGAGGAGTCGTTCCGGGAGCTGTACAACGTCATCTCCGCGCCGGACCCGTCGTTCGAGGACAAGCTCGAACGCGTCTTCGACCTGGGTCGGGACCGGCTCGGGGTCGAACTCGGCTTCCTGACCCGGATCGAGGACGGCGTTCAGGAGATCGAGGCGTCGTCCGGCGACCACCCGCTCATCGCCCCCGGCGAGTCCTGTCCCCTCTCGAAGGCGTACTGCAAGAAGACGATAGAGCGCGACGAGCTGCTGAGCGTCCACGACGCGCCCGCCGCGGGCTGGGAGGGGACGAAAGCGTACGAGACGTTCGAACTCGGGAGCTACATCGGAAGCAAGGTGCTCGTCAGGAACGAGCTGTACGGGACGCTCTGTTTCGCCGACTCGTCGCCGCGCGACCGGAACTTCACCGAGAGCGAGCGGACGTTCGTCGAACTGCTCACCCAGTGGGTGAGCTACGAACTCACCCAGGAGCAGGCCCAGCGCGAACTCCAGCGGCAGAACGAGCGGCTGGACAGCTTCGCCGACGTGGTGTCCCACGACCTCCGGAACCCGCTGCAGGCGGCGTCGGGCCACCTCGAACTCGCCCGCGAGGAGTACGACGACGACGACCATCTCGAAACCGTCGCCGAGATGCACGACCGGATGGAGGGCCTGATCGAGGACGTGCTCGCGGTCGCCCGCGGCGGACAGGAGGTCGACCCGGCGGACGCGGCCGACGTGTCCCTGTTCTCACTCGCGGAAGCGGCGTGGGCCACGGCCGGGAGCGAGGACGGCACGCTCGCGCTCGACAGCGACGACGCGACGCTACACTGCGACGAGGAACGCCTCAGGCGGCTGCTGGAGAACCTGTTCCGCAACGCCGTCGAACACGTCGGCCCCGGGGTGACGGTCCGGGTCGGCGCGCTCTACGGACCCGAGGACCGTGTAGACGGCTTCTACGTCGCCGACGACGGACCCGGGATCCCGCCCGACCGGCGGGACCGGGTGTTCGACGGCGGGTTCTCGACCGACGACTCGACG
- a CDS encoding HPr family phosphocarrier protein has protein sequence MSTERTVTVVPEDGLHARPAAAFVEAANEHDADVEVGTPDGDLVAAGSMIAVTSLGVAEGDDVRLVADGDDADAALDALAAILTTPEDELDA, from the coding sequence ATGAGCACGGAGCGGACGGTCACGGTCGTCCCCGAGGACGGGCTGCACGCCCGGCCCGCCGCGGCGTTCGTCGAGGCGGCGAACGAGCACGACGCCGACGTGGAAGTCGGCACGCCCGACGGCGACCTCGTCGCCGCCGGCAGCATGATCGCAGTCACCAGCCTCGGCGTGGCCGAGGGCGACGACGTGCGCCTCGTCGCGGACGGCGACGATGCCGACGCCGCCCTCGACGCGCTGGCGGCCATCCTTACCACGCCGGAGGACGAACTAGACGCATGA
- a CDS encoding PTS fructose transporter subunit IIB has translation MNIVAVTSCPTGIAHSQMAAENLEQTAEELGHDIRVEIQGAMGAEDELTAQEIADAGAVIIAADTSVSRDRFEEKPVVKGTVKDAVNDARSLIEQAVDAADAGETGAVEAETGTADAGADAGDEQVRRGGDRSKSLVARLKRLFS, from the coding sequence ATGAACATCGTAGCAGTCACGTCCTGTCCGACAGGTATCGCACACAGCCAGATGGCCGCGGAGAACCTGGAGCAGACCGCCGAGGAACTGGGCCACGACATCCGCGTCGAGATACAGGGCGCGATGGGGGCCGAAGACGAACTGACCGCCCAGGAGATCGCAGATGCCGGCGCCGTTATCATCGCGGCCGACACCTCGGTCAGCCGCGACCGCTTCGAGGAGAAACCGGTCGTCAAGGGGACGGTCAAAGACGCCGTCAACGACGCCCGGTCGCTGATCGAGCAGGCCGTCGACGCCGCCGACGCCGGCGAGACGGGCGCTGTCGAGGCCGAGACCGGAACGGCCGACGCGGGGGCCGACGCCGGCGACGAGCAGGTCCGCCGCGGCGGCGACCGCTCGAAGAGCCTCGTCGCCCGGCTGAAGCGGCTGTTCTCCTGA
- a CDS encoding HVO_0758 family zinc finger protein, translating to MRSVRKALRDGELFKDTYERLTCADCEQTLKSRNDPAEVWTVRECPDCGGEWKEL from the coding sequence ATGAGATCCGTCCGAAAGGCGCTACGCGACGGCGAGCTGTTCAAGGACACGTACGAACGGCTCACCTGCGCCGACTGCGAGCAGACGCTCAAGAGCCGGAACGACCCGGCCGAGGTGTGGACGGTGCGGGAGTGTCCCGACTGCGGGGGCGAGTGGAAGGAGCTGTGA
- a CDS encoding class 1 fructose-bisphosphatase, whose translation MTPTDWLLDAVAATTDAVRDGLHRHRTKIDTENPTGDTQVAADDWVDERYREAFADRPEVGAYASEERQNVLDVGSGYGVTVDPLDGSTNLLSNSVTGTVVGVYDAPLPAGGRDLVAAALVLYGSYTTVTVADADAVTRHVVADGEVVDSDPVSIPDDSGIYGWSGGRAEVDPSLRDALDEVGETHKVRYSGAMVADVGQLLAHGGVLAYPSLGSQPDGVLRLQYESNPVAYIVKRAGGASSAGSGSVLDVEPTGLHQRVPTFLGTPELVERMAAVTGE comes from the coding sequence ATGACACCCACCGACTGGCTCCTCGATGCCGTCGCTGCAACGACCGACGCCGTCAGGGACGGACTCCACCGACACCGCACGAAGATCGATACCGAGAACCCGACCGGCGACACGCAGGTCGCCGCCGACGACTGGGTGGACGAGCGCTATCGCGAGGCGTTCGCCGACCGCCCCGAGGTCGGCGCGTACGCAAGCGAGGAGCGCCAGAACGTGCTCGACGTGGGGTCCGGGTACGGCGTCACGGTCGACCCGCTCGACGGCTCGACGAACCTGCTGTCGAACTCCGTCACCGGCACCGTCGTCGGCGTGTACGACGCGCCGCTCCCGGCCGGCGGACGTGACCTCGTGGCCGCCGCGCTCGTGCTCTACGGCTCGTACACCACCGTTACGGTGGCCGACGCGGACGCCGTCACCCGGCACGTCGTCGCCGACGGCGAGGTGGTCGATTCGGATCCGGTCTCGATCCCCGACGACTCGGGCATCTACGGCTGGTCGGGCGGCCGCGCGGAGGTCGACCCGTCCCTGCGTGACGCGCTGGACGAGGTCGGCGAGACCCACAAGGTCAGGTACAGCGGCGCGATGGTCGCCGACGTGGGGCAGTTGCTCGCCCACGGCGGCGTCCTCGCCTACCCGTCGCTCGGGTCGCAGCCGGACGGCGTGCTCCGCCTGCAGTACGAGTCCAACCCCGTGGCGTACATCGTCAAGCGGGCCGGCGGCGCGTCGTCGGCCGGGTCGGGGTCGGTCCTCGACGTGGAGCCGACGGGCCTGCACCAGCGCGTGCCGACCTTCCTTGGCACGCCCGAACTGGTCGAACGGATGGCGGCGGTGACGGGAGAGTGA
- a CDS encoding PTS fructose transporter subunit IIC, whose amino-acid sequence MASSDKAESVLRAHVTSVKEDLMTGVSFMIPFVTIGGIFMAIGFGLSEFGMFPGSTETVFSETGSLPWYFAQIGNLGLTVMIPILGGYIAYAIADKPGLAPGFMLSYILQQGMLIDAAGAAVNLNADGATAGFLGAIVAGLLAGYVARFLKNLDVPAFIEPMMPVLIIPVLTTLVLAPVMLFVLGVPIALANESLTGFLESMRGGQALIVGAILGGMMAFDMGGPVNKVAYVFATGLIGEGVTGPMAAVMIGGMIPPIGLAISNFISPHKYAAEMYENAKSGLVLGFSFITEGAIPYAAADPIRVIPSIVAGSAVGGAAAMTLDVTMPAPHGGIFVIPLSNSPFMFLACILLGSLVTAAVALLLKPDFEDRVEAGDAGATPQADD is encoded by the coding sequence ATGGCATCCAGCGACAAGGCGGAAAGCGTCCTTCGGGCGCACGTAACCTCCGTCAAGGAGGACCTGATGACGGGCGTATCGTTCATGATCCCGTTCGTGACGATCGGGGGGATCTTCATGGCGATCGGGTTCGGGCTGTCCGAGTTCGGCATGTTCCCCGGTAGTACGGAGACGGTGTTCTCGGAGACCGGGTCGCTCCCGTGGTACTTCGCACAGATCGGCAACCTGGGGCTGACGGTGATGATCCCCATCCTCGGGGGGTACATCGCGTACGCGATAGCCGACAAGCCGGGGCTCGCTCCGGGGTTCATGCTGTCGTACATCCTGCAACAGGGCATGCTGATAGACGCCGCCGGCGCTGCGGTGAATCTCAACGCCGACGGCGCGACCGCCGGCTTCCTCGGCGCGATCGTCGCCGGCCTGCTGGCGGGTTACGTCGCACGCTTCCTGAAGAACCTCGACGTCCCGGCGTTCATCGAGCCGATGATGCCGGTCCTGATAATCCCGGTGCTGACGACTCTGGTGCTCGCGCCGGTGATGCTGTTCGTGCTCGGCGTCCCCATCGCGCTCGCCAACGAGTCGCTGACCGGCTTCCTCGAATCGATGCGCGGCGGGCAGGCGCTGATCGTCGGTGCCATCCTCGGCGGCATGATGGCGTTCGACATGGGCGGTCCGGTGAACAAGGTCGCCTACGTGTTCGCCACGGGCCTGATCGGCGAGGGCGTCACCGGTCCGATGGCGGCGGTGATGATCGGCGGCATGATCCCGCCGATCGGGCTGGCGATCTCGAACTTCATCTCGCCCCACAAGTACGCGGCGGAGATGTACGAGAACGCCAAGAGCGGCCTCGTGCTCGGGTTCTCCTTCATCACCGAGGGGGCGATCCCGTACGCGGCGGCCGACCCCATCCGGGTCATCCCCAGCATCGTGGCCGGGAGCGCGGTCGGCGGCGCGGCCGCGATGACGCTCGACGTGACGATGCCGGCCCCGCACGGCGGCATCTTCGTCATTCCGCTGTCGAACTCGCCGTTCATGTTCCTGGCCTGCATCCTGCTTGGCTCGCTCGTCACGGCGGCCGTGGCGCTCCTGCTCAAGCCGGACTTCGAGGACCGCGTCGAGGCCGGCGACGCCGGCGCAACACCTCAGGCCGATGACTAA
- a CDS encoding MFS transporter produces the protein MVFLVNLARVVFAPLVEPLRAAFGLSGATVGLVATMAWAGSALPRLPTGYLLTRVPRHAVVLGSGCLLTAAAALTAVANSFVVLAGGAFLMGVTSGAYFVAANPLVSELFPDRVGRAIGVHGMASQLAAVVAPLGVSGVLLVSDWRTVLWIVSGVAAVTTLGFFLVARRAEMPDAGAKDRAIKAAFLRQWPIIVTGVAIIGATGFVWNGVFNFYVTYLVETKSFGEPAARNMLTLVFAAGVPAFVVTGRIADRVPHVPLMLTILGGFIACLLALTAVETLWPVVAVTVVLGYVVHSLFPALDTYLLDSLPDENRASAYSLYSASMMVVQASGSVAIGTITDAGVGFDALYRGFAVGLVAILVVLVSLYAFDRLPSEAVTA, from the coding sequence ATGGTGTTTCTCGTCAACCTCGCCCGCGTCGTGTTCGCGCCGCTCGTCGAGCCGCTGCGAGCGGCGTTCGGGCTCTCCGGCGCGACGGTCGGCCTGGTGGCGACGATGGCGTGGGCCGGGAGCGCGCTGCCGCGCCTCCCGACGGGCTACCTGCTGACGCGGGTGCCCCGCCACGCCGTGGTGCTCGGGTCGGGCTGCCTGCTGACGGCCGCGGCGGCGCTGACGGCCGTCGCGAACTCGTTCGTCGTGCTCGCGGGCGGGGCGTTCCTCATGGGCGTCACCAGCGGCGCGTACTTCGTCGCCGCGAACCCGCTCGTCAGCGAACTGTTCCCCGACCGCGTCGGCCGCGCCATCGGCGTCCACGGGATGGCGAGCCAGCTCGCCGCGGTCGTCGCGCCGCTCGGGGTCAGCGGCGTCCTGCTGGTGTCGGACTGGCGGACGGTGCTGTGGATCGTCAGCGGCGTCGCCGCCGTGACGACGCTCGGCTTCTTCCTCGTCGCGCGCCGGGCCGAGATGCCGGACGCCGGGGCGAAGGACCGCGCGATCAAGGCCGCGTTCCTCCGCCAATGGCCGATCATCGTCACCGGCGTCGCGATCATCGGCGCGACGGGCTTCGTCTGGAACGGCGTGTTCAACTTCTACGTGACGTACCTCGTGGAGACGAAGTCGTTCGGCGAGCCCGCGGCGCGGAACATGCTGACCCTCGTGTTCGCGGCCGGCGTCCCGGCGTTCGTCGTGACCGGCCGGATCGCGGACCGCGTTCCGCACGTGCCGCTCATGCTGACTATCCTCGGCGGGTTCATCGCGTGTCTGCTGGCGCTGACCGCCGTCGAGACGCTCTGGCCCGTCGTCGCGGTGACGGTCGTGCTGGGCTACGTCGTCCACAGCCTCTTTCCGGCGCTGGACACGTACCTCCTCGACTCGCTCCCCGACGAGAACCGCGCCAGCGCCTACTCGCTGTACAGCGCGAGCATGATGGTCGTTCAGGCGAGCGGGAGCGTTGCCATCGGCACGATCACCGACGCCGGCGTCGGGTTCGACGCGCTGTACCGCGGCTTCGCCGTCGGGCTGGTCGCTATCCTGGTCGTCCTCGTCTCGCTGTACGCGTTCGACAGGCTGCCGAGCGAGGCGGTCACGGCCTGA
- the glpR gene encoding HTH-type transcriptional regulator GlpR — translation MLPAARKRKIVELVSEHDGRSVEELAEAMDCSKATIRRDLNDLAERQLIERSHGGAVPATTVGEEQSYGQKEVQNLDAKMSIAERAVEEIQENQVVFFDAGSTTMQVAKHAPTDGSFLSVTNSPLLALELSKGDNEVNLTGGTLRRQTRALVGPSAESFMERMNFDLLFLGTNAIDPVQGLLTPNEDEARIKELMIEKSRRVVLVADGSKLQNRSFVRFAGFEDLDVFVTDASLTDAQREPFESAGVELIEGLDA, via the coding sequence ATGTTACCGGCAGCACGAAAGCGGAAGATCGTCGAACTCGTCTCGGAGCACGACGGCCGCTCGGTCGAGGAACTGGCCGAGGCGATGGACTGCTCGAAGGCGACGATCCGCCGCGACCTCAACGACCTGGCCGAGCGACAGCTCATCGAGCGGTCCCACGGCGGTGCGGTCCCCGCGACGACGGTCGGCGAGGAGCAGTCCTACGGGCAGAAGGAGGTGCAGAACCTCGACGCGAAGATGTCGATCGCCGAGCGCGCGGTCGAGGAGATTCAGGAGAACCAGGTGGTCTTCTTCGACGCCGGGTCGACGACGATGCAGGTGGCCAAGCACGCCCCCACGGACGGCTCCTTTCTCTCCGTCACGAACTCGCCGTTGCTGGCGCTGGAACTGAGCAAGGGTGACAACGAGGTCAACCTCACCGGCGGGACGTTACGCCGGCAGACTCGGGCGCTGGTCGGGCCGAGCGCCGAGAGCTTCATGGAGCGAATGAACTTCGACCTGCTCTTTCTCGGCACGAACGCCATCGACCCGGTTCAGGGGCTGCTGACGCCCAACGAGGACGAGGCCCGGATCAAGGAGCTGATGATCGAGAAGTCCCGCCGGGTCGTGCTCGTCGCCGACGGGTCGAAGCTCCAGAATCGGAGCTTCGTCCGCTTTGCCGGGTTCGAGGACCTCGACGTGTTCGTCACGGACGCGTCGCTGACCGACGCCCAGCGTGAGCCGTTCGAGAGCGCGGGCGTCGAACTCATCGAAGGACTGGACGCATGA